The following are encoded together in the Humulus lupulus chromosome 5, drHumLupu1.1, whole genome shotgun sequence genome:
- the LOC133834452 gene encoding dof zinc finger protein DOF4.6-like isoform X2 encodes MEGPNNNNSNSNDSNKNMLERRTRPQKDQAVNCPRCNSTNTKFCYYNNYSLTQPRYFCKTCRRYWTEGGSLRNVPVGGGSRKNKRSSSSSSSSTSSPSSLPISLSSKKVAHDHHNDHHLPLPFSFPNTSSTHQQNPKIIHQGQDLNLAFPPSSDHHHHHHHQDYHDHNTFSRFVQVPYTTSDHDPNKINHVNQNPITAASTPTTTTSSVQLSAMELLKTGMASRGLMSSFMAMPPANNTTTSSTMFPSSSNGFSLGGHEFKPNNSSSSLSFDLDHGYGHDHQSGYGSGLEQQQHHHVVQQEINGARLLFPNNDHDHDQDHDMKQVSTTSTTTTTTTTTHHARGQGDHNSNTHGYWNGMLGGGSW; translated from the coding sequence ATGGAAGGTCCAAACAACAACAACTCCAATAGTAATGATAGTAATAAGAATATGCTAGAGAGAAGAACAAGGCCTCAAAAGGATCAAGCTGTGAACTGTCCAAGGTGCAATTCAACAAACACCAAATTCTGCTACTACAACAATTACAGCCTCACTCAACCAAGATACTTTTGCAAAACTTGTCGAAGGTATTGGACTGAAGGTGGATCTTTGAGAAATGTTCCAGTGGGTGGAGGCTCACGGAAGAACAagagatcatcatcatcatcatcttcttcaacaTCATCACCTTCTTCTTTACCAATATCTTTATCATCAAAAAAAGTTGCCCATGATCATCACAATGATCATCATTTGCCATTACCATTTAGTTTCCCTAATACTAGCAGTACTCATcaacaaaaccccaaaataaTCCACCAAGGCCAAGATCTCAACCTTGCTTTCCCTCCATCGTCCgatcatcaccatcatcatcaccatcaggATTATCATGATCATAACACGTTCTCGAGATTTGTCCAAGTTCCGTACACTACTAGTGATCATGATCCTAACAAGATCAACCACGTGAACCAAAACCCTATCACAGCTGCTTCAACTCCTACTACAACAACTAGTTCAGTACAACTCTCGGCTATGGAGCTTCTGAAGACTGGTATGGCTTCGAGGGGGTTAATGAGCTCGTTCATGGCCATGCCACCAGCTAATAATACTACTACGAGTAGTACAATGTTCCCAAGTAGTAGTAATGGGTTTTCTTTGGGAGGGCATGAGTTCAAACCTAATAACAGTTCTTCATCTCTTAGTTTTGATCTGGATCATGGGTACGGTCATGACCATCAAAGCGGGTACGGGTCGGGTCTCGAACAACAACAACATCATCATGTGGTGCAACAAGAAATCAACGGTGCTAGGCTTTTGTTTCCAAACAATGATCATGATCATGATCAGGATCATGATATGAAGCAGGTTTCAACTACTAgtacaacaactactactacgactactactcaTCATGCTAGAGGGCAAGGAGATCATAATTCTAATACTCATGGCTATTGGAACGGAATGTTAGGTGGTGGATCTTGGTAA
- the LOC133834452 gene encoding dof zinc finger protein DOF4.6-like isoform X1 yields MDTAHWPPQGIGVVKPMEGPNNNNSNSNDSNKNMLERRTRPQKDQAVNCPRCNSTNTKFCYYNNYSLTQPRYFCKTCRRYWTEGGSLRNVPVGGGSRKNKRSSSSSSSSTSSPSSLPISLSSKKVAHDHHNDHHLPLPFSFPNTSSTHQQNPKIIHQGQDLNLAFPPSSDHHHHHHHQDYHDHNTFSRFVQVPYTTSDHDPNKINHVNQNPITAASTPTTTTSSVQLSAMELLKTGMASRGLMSSFMAMPPANNTTTSSTMFPSSSNGFSLGGHEFKPNNSSSSLSFDLDHGYGHDHQSGYGSGLEQQQHHHVVQQEINGARLLFPNNDHDHDQDHDMKQVSTTSTTTTTTTTTHHARGQGDHNSNTHGYWNGMLGGGSW; encoded by the exons ATGGATACAGCTCACTGGCCTCCTCAG GGTATTGGAGTGGTTAAACCCATGGAAGGTCCAAACAACAACAACTCCAATAGTAATGATAGTAATAAGAATATGCTAGAGAGAAGAACAAGGCCTCAAAAGGATCAAGCTGTGAACTGTCCAAGGTGCAATTCAACAAACACCAAATTCTGCTACTACAACAATTACAGCCTCACTCAACCAAGATACTTTTGCAAAACTTGTCGAAGGTATTGGACTGAAGGTGGATCTTTGAGAAATGTTCCAGTGGGTGGAGGCTCACGGAAGAACAagagatcatcatcatcatcatcttcttcaacaTCATCACCTTCTTCTTTACCAATATCTTTATCATCAAAAAAAGTTGCCCATGATCATCACAATGATCATCATTTGCCATTACCATTTAGTTTCCCTAATACTAGCAGTACTCATcaacaaaaccccaaaataaTCCACCAAGGCCAAGATCTCAACCTTGCTTTCCCTCCATCGTCCgatcatcaccatcatcatcaccatcaggATTATCATGATCATAACACGTTCTCGAGATTTGTCCAAGTTCCGTACACTACTAGTGATCATGATCCTAACAAGATCAACCACGTGAACCAAAACCCTATCACAGCTGCTTCAACTCCTACTACAACAACTAGTTCAGTACAACTCTCGGCTATGGAGCTTCTGAAGACTGGTATGGCTTCGAGGGGGTTAATGAGCTCGTTCATGGCCATGCCACCAGCTAATAATACTACTACGAGTAGTACAATGTTCCCAAGTAGTAGTAATGGGTTTTCTTTGGGAGGGCATGAGTTCAAACCTAATAACAGTTCTTCATCTCTTAGTTTTGATCTGGATCATGGGTACGGTCATGACCATCAAAGCGGGTACGGGTCGGGTCTCGAACAACAACAACATCATCATGTGGTGCAACAAGAAATCAACGGTGCTAGGCTTTTGTTTCCAAACAATGATCATGATCATGATCAGGATCATGATATGAAGCAGGTTTCAACTACTAgtacaacaactactactacgactactactcaTCATGCTAGAGGGCAAGGAGATCATAATTCTAATACTCATGGCTATTGGAACGGAATGTTAGGTGGTGGATCTTGGTAA